The genomic segment TTTTTGTTCCACGAAAGGTCCCGGTGCATATTCGGTATAATTGACAGTCTCAAAATAGTACAAAAGACCGCCCATAAGCAATAACACCAAAAATATTTTCTTTAAAATTTTCCTCCCCCCCTGTCCAAATAATATGTCTCCCACTGTTTTGGCGGACTAAAACCGATCCTACCAGTGGTAGAAAAAGTGGCCGCCACCCATTGGAGCAGATTCATTTCTACCCAAGGATCAGCACAGTCATAGCTTGAAATGAATCGAAAATACGGTTTAGAAGTTTCTTCCCACAGTTTCGCCATCTTGGGATGAGTGGTGGTGAATATGAACACGTTTCGTTCTTTTGCCCAAGAATCCAATTTTTCGTAGTCCTCTTGTAATTCTTTTTTCATCTTTTCAATGATCTGTCGTTTCGGTTGGAAGGCATATTTGAATCCTGTGAGAAAACTTTGGGGCTGATGATGAAGTTCATAAGATTCATACCCCTCCTTTTGGATTAAATCACTTTCAAAAATGATAATTCGTCTCAAACCTATCTTTTCGGAAATCCTCTTTCCGTTTTGTCTCCATTTTTTAAAACGCCTTTCCGTCCAGATGGTGGCAAACAATGCAATTCCTCCGAATAACACAACAGACAATTTTAAGGTATTAAGAATAACAGACTCTTCTTTCAGCAAAGATAAAATCATGTAAAGTGCCTCCATTGTCAGAACGAAATAAATCAACGTATATATTCTCCTTTGATACTTATGCAAAACCGCACTGTTCACCCATAATTCCTCCCCTCGAACGCATCAAATATAGAAAGTTGTCCATCGGGAACAATGGCTCTTGCTTCCCGTTTTGGACGAATATCTCTCCCGTGAATGATCTCGATTCCAAAAGCAGAAATCCAATCGCCAACCAGGAGCTTATGACAATAATCTTCATCGTGGCAATAACATCCGACTGCCACGTTTTTTCCTTCCATTAACCGTTTCAAAAGTCCTTTCAGGTACCGTTCGGTTGATGGATTTTTAAGCCCCTGGATATATCTTTCTTTATACTCATTCCATTTCTTTCTTGGCCATAATTTCTCCCATTGCCATCTCAAAAAGTCGTTGTAAAGGGCTGGATCGGGGGCGAGTTCAGGCACATGTATCCAGCCAGGAAGGGTCTTTTGGGTTCGAGTGATTAAGAGATTTACATCCTGATTCGGCGGGTCCTTGTACACGTTGTAAAGAAACAGACTTCCAGCCAAATTCTACACCACCTGCTCCAATTTTTTCTCAATCACACTAAGTTCTTTTGAAAACTGCATGAATTCTTCTAACGAATCCGGCTTAACGCTACAAGTGAGAATAATTCGGTCATCCAGCCCTTCCAGGGACAAAAAGCGATAAAGCCGGTTCACCGTGAGTACAAACCGTTTGGTCTCCGGGTGATCTTTTTGAATCTTGTACTCTTTTATCATTTCGGCTGATATCGTCTGTCCAAACTGTGTTTTTAAGACATAGCGACCGTTCCAGTTGGCTAAAAGTCTCTTGATGTCTCGGTCTTCAAACTTCTTTTTCCCTTTTGCTTCACTTTGATTTTCACTTAATTTTTGAGATAAATTCACAAAGACGCACCCCCGCTTATCAGAAAGTAATAAAAAAGACTCCCAAGAGCAATTGTGATGGCTCCTGGAAATCTCTCAACAACCTTTTCATTGCTTAAAGGCAAACCTAAAACCATCGCCTTTAAGTTAAGAATTTGGCTTCTCAAAGCATATTTGAGTCCTTTCTTTTTTATCAGCGAAATATAAGAGAATACAAAGAAAAAAGACAAATGAAAAAGAACCACTCCCAATACCACCCGGTAAACCGATAGACTTGGGAAAATGGTCCCTATCCATATTGCACTGACGATCAGCATTTTTGTATCCCCTGGAGAGGAAAACTTCATCCCCTCAAAGATCAGTCCTAAAAGCAAAGTGATGATGGCTCCAACCCATGGCCGCCACCAGATGACGGAGGGCTGGAAGTAATATGCCCCCATTCCAATCAGAAGAAAGAGTAAATGCCACATGTTTTTCGTTTTTCGATATCTCACATCCGTCCACACATTAAACAGATGATACACTGCCAATCCGAAAATCAATTACCTCCCCCCAATCCAACTAAACAACCCTTTCCTTTTTGGGTATAAGGACAAGGGTTGATCCACTTTGGGAGAAATATCTTCTACCAACTCCAATAATGTTTTCACGTATGGATGGTTCTTCTTTTTTAAAGCAAGAAAAAAGCCTTTATCAGTCATTTCCGGCATTTTTTCGACGTACGGCAAAAAGGATATATTGGAGATCCCCGTCAGTCTTTGAACACTGTGATAAATTCCGTTGCTCTTTTTCTTCATTTTGTTGACAATGACATTGATTTTATGAGGGTCCCCATTCTTTTTTTTGAATTCTTCTTTTCCCCGGTATATGTTGTTTAGAGCAGGTTCATACAGCTCAGTGACAAAAAGGATATCTGTAGATAGCAACAATACTTCCAATGTCATTGGCTCCAGATTAGGTCCCGTATCTACCACGATCACATCAAATATTTTCAAATGGTCCATCAGCTTTCTCACAAATTCGGGACGATTCACTTTTTCTTGTTCCTCTATTGCCCGAATAGAGGGCAGTACTTTTAAATCATTTGCAGAGTTTAACAACAAATTATGAATCTGGTGCTCATTCAGATTTTTGGGCACTCCCACCCAATCCGTCAGACAACGCTCATCGGATAATTTCAGCATCGTTGCAATATCACCATGAGGAATATCCATGTCTACCAACACAGTACGTTGATTCCGCTCTTGAAAAAGCATTGCAAGTTGCACAGCTACTGTTGATTTCCCAGTCCCTCCTTTTCCGGAACTTGCGACCGCCACGATTTTCTTTCTGTTTCTACTATAGTTTTGGTGTGTTTTTGGCGGCTCAGCAAACTTTGGCAAATTTACTTCTTTTAGTTGGAAGGTTTGACTTTTTTGGGTATCCTGTAATCTAAACTTTACACTCATCAGGAAATTTCCTCCATTTCTAAATTATTTTCCTGCAATCTTTTATATACATTAATAAACACCGAATCTAATTCACTGTCTGACAAAGGACGGCCCTTCATCATCGCTTTGATATTTGACTCAAAATAAGGGATGGTCACAAAAGGACGGATGGGGATTTCCTCAATGTTCACTGCTTTTCCCCACATGTTCCCAATAAACAGCAATCTTCTTTCGCCAATCCGTTCAATGATATGATCAAGCGTTTGTTTTCTGTATTCCTGCGCTGCCAAAAACGCTGGATTCGGATGGGAAACAAGCCATACTTCATCACATTGCCGTAAAGTCGTTTGTGATACGACATCCCCCCAATCATGAGAAAGATCCACGAAAAGCAAAGGACTCTGCCTTGCCAAGTGGATCAATTCCCTGGCATGTTCAATGGTAAACGAATCCTTCTTGACTCCCTTGTGCGGGATAAAAAGCGTTTTTCCGATATACCAGTATTGCGGTTTCATAATGGCCTGCCCGTTTTGAACGGATTCATGCCAACTCATCCACTCTTCATGAGGCTTTTTTTCACGTTTTACGATGTGGTACCACGTTTCTTGATCATCCAACGATTCAAGAATTGCACTGGATAATTTTTGCTTGGATAACCACCTGGTGAAATTGTAGAGAAAAAAGCTTGAACCCGCTCCAGGATGCAAGCTTCCAACGGCGATGATTTTGGGCTGGACAAGGGTAGCGGGGGCATATTTGGCCAGTAAGTGAAATGGTATCTTAGGCATTGTGATCTTCGGCATAGATATATTTATTTTGGGCAATATTTTCTTCTTTTCTTCCTTCTGCTCTTCGATTTTTATTTCTTTTGCCCGGTATTTGTCATCAGACACTTGTTCTTTTTCCACGATTAAATGCTTGACATCTTTTCTTGTTCGGGGATTCCGTATAACTTCTTCAATTTCTTCAATGCTGACCGCCTCACCCATAATTAAATCAAACACTCCAAGGTTGATTAATTTTTCCAAAAAGGGGTGCCCAGTGGGCCTTTCATTCAGCAGCATGATCACCCGAATATGTTCATCCCGTAATTGCTCAATAACCTTTATGATGTTCGTTTCAGCCCCAACGTTTTTTTCTCCTTTTATTCTCGAGACCGGCAACGTTTCAGAATACATGACTGCTTCCGCTTTGGTTTCTTGCGCCAGCTTAGGGATCTGTTCGGCGTGGATCGCCTTTCCCGTGACTTCAATATCTTTAAATTCGCTTACCAGTTGGTCCAACTCTTCATAACCGGTAGCTAACAGCAGTCGCATTGAACTCCCCCCTTAAGACTGTATCCATTTAATAAAGGTTTGCAAAAGCGGTACTCCGTAAAAAGTGAGAAATACCCCCAAAGAGGCCAACGCTACCATCGAAAAAATAATTTTTAATATCTTCTTGGCTCCAATGGCAAACAAAATTAAGGATACAATCGTTAATGCCGGGCCACCAATGCCCAATAATTTCGGTGCTACAGTTGAAATAAACTCTTGCCCAAAAGCGGTTAGCTCCGTTAACTTTCTGTCTATCCACTTTAAAAAGTCGTCAGGTTTCACCTCTTGATTAAACAGCTCGGAAATATTCACTTGCGGTTTGATTTCTGTCCCACCTATATTACCTGTCCCTTCCGCATATACGCTTCCTGAAACTAACAGTAACAATAGAAAAACAACCAAAATGTTAATCCTCATCATCAATACTTCCTCCTTCAAACGTTCCTTGTTCACGGTAAATATCGATCACCCCGTCAGATTTAATCAACTCAATCCAATTCAGGGGATCTCTTGGTTCTCCGTCCACCCACACTTCCATGTGCATGTGGGGACCGGTACTTCTTCCGGTGCTTCCAACAAAGCCAACGATCTCCCCTTGGTTTACCCTGTCACCTTCTCTAACAGCAAGGGCTGACATGTGCAAATAGCGAACTTTGATGTCTACCTTCCTGTTTCCTTCTATCGCTTTGGTATCCAGCAGGATACGGACGAATTTCCCTGCTGTCTGTGAATTTCGTGAGACTTCGACAATCCCTGAATTGATCGACAAAATAGGAATGCCGATAGGAAGTCCCCAATCCTGTCCGGCATGAAATGATCTCTCTCCTGTAAAAGGGTCTTCTCTGTAACCAAATCCGCTGGTAACAGGCCAAGTGCTCCCGTCAAAAAAAATTTCCCCTGCTGTCTCCATTTGCGGCATCGGTACCTCATAATCGGGCGGGAAAATGTATGCCTCACTTTCGGCATACAGCGTTTGCCAAAACCGTCCAATCTCCACCTGGGCTTTTCTAAGCTTGTCAGGTTCATATTCGTCTGAATCTCCCATAAAGAGATAAACCACATCATCTTTGTTTGTTCCTACTACGGAATCATAAAACCAATCGGCTAGAGCCGGGAAAACAGAGATAAAACTGGCGATTTCTTCACCTGTTGAATCCTCAATGAGTCTATCTCGAATGTTTTCGCTATATTCTTCTACTACCCCATACCCATAGCCGGGGATATATAATTTCATTCCCAAATCAAGGCCATAAGGGTTATTTTTTGATACCGCCAAGGTCCCAAATCGGAAATTGCTCCCCCGGCGTGGTAGCGTTCCTATTTCTGTTCTGTCTTGATCGACTCTCCACGACTGGTCATAGGCTTGAATGTTCACGTTTAGTTTGTCGATATATCCTGTTGGCGTTTGCCGGGGCAACACCGCATATAAGTCAATGCGGCCTTCCAGGTTTCGTGGCGCAATCCCGAACGGCGACCGGGCTACCAGGCTCCACATGGATTTTGGGAGCAATGTTTTTACTTTCGGGTCCACAAGATTTTTATCCAGTGCGTACGCCTGAAAAATGACAATATCTACATTAGTTTCACTTTCCAAGCCATAATACTTCAATGCCTCTTTAACCTTGCTATAGTTCACGTCAGATTCAACTGTATCTAATACTTCCTTTTTTGTCGTTGTGTTCCCGGAAGTTTCAGTCATCCATTTGTAATAGTACTTGTATGTGCCAATATACGTTTCTGCACGGGTAATCAACCGGATCGTTTCGGTATCTGTTTCTGTAACCCTATTTCCCTGTTCGTCAGTTGTAACTGTTGTAGTCGTAATGGTTGAGTCTTTAAACTCAAATATTGGCTTAACAAACTCATATGTCCTATTTAGATATTCCTCTCTTTTGGATTCATCCTCAAAGTTATAGGCTAGCTTATCTATAGCCGCCGGGACTGCCCATGACAGATCATGGTTATATTGATAGACCTGTTCTATTTCTTCTTCTGTCAGCCCCTCCTTCCATTCGTCTGCCTTGACTACGTACATGTTCTTGATTTCCTGACCAATGGTGATATTGAAATTATCTCTGCCTGTGAAGTTCAATGCCCCAGTTTGATTAAACATAGAGTCAAGAATCAGGAAAACAAAAATAGAGAGAATAATAATTGGAATCATACTGCTGATTAGAACAAAAAACATACGGGCAATGTATCGCAAAAGTAATTTCGCAATCCATTGCCCAACTTTTTTTATTTGATCCATATTTATCCCTGCCATTTCTTCTGACCGGAAATATACAGGTGGGCTTCCCCCTTATTTTTGACTGTATTTGAAGGTATTCCCATGGTTTTCAATGTATAGGACTGTTTGTCTGTAACGGGATCGGAAAACCAGGCTGGGTCTATCTTTTGATTGCTTTTCTCTATAGAGTGTTCTTTGACCAAAGACTTTCTGTTACCTTTTTGTGTTTGTTGTTGATTCACTGGTGAATGGCTTTCCGAAGGAAGAAATACCGGTTCCAAACGATAGTTTTTGATGGGTACAGACTGGCGATTTACGCTTGGAATCTCTATTTTCCTTCCGACAATCTGCTCAACCTCTGTTTTCCTTTGGCTTAGATCAGCCTGTTTAACAGCAATCTGATGAAAGTCGCTGACGGCATCATTATAGGATTGCTCCAATTGTTCATAGGTTCCGTATCTTGATTCAGCCTCTTGAAGATGGAATTTTGCCTGTTTTACTTCAAAATCCGAATCCAAATACCGTCCGATCGGGGTGTGATATCGGTAGCCGTCCTTGGTCATGGCTTGCAACCCTTTATCCTGATAAACCTGATTCAAATTTTGTTTTTGTGCCTGCATCTCTTTATACGCCCCAACAAGTTGCTTTTTGGCCATCTGTTTTTCCGGTGCATGCTGAGGCAGAGCGTTATAGTTTTTTAAGCTTTTAGCATATTTGGCTTTTGCATCTCCGTACATGCTATGAGCATTTAAAAGAGTGGGTCTAACTCTTTTGTACGTTTCGCCATGTTTTTGCAGTATATCTTGGGCCTTCACTCTGTCGAACGCTTCTGTTGTATTTTCTGCTGCATCCAGGCGGCTTTTCGCTTGTGAGTATTCTTGCTTTGCTTTAAATACAGGATTTAAACGTCCATCCAAACTCCTAAGTTTAGCTACAGATTGTTCTTCATCCTTCTGTCCTTGGACAAACTGTTCAGGGAGACTTTGAAAGTCTTTAAACACCTTTGCCCTTTCCCTGTGGTAATCCTGGTTTAAAAAAGGTAATCTGGACAATGTTGTATGGACTTTTTCCTGGACAGCAGGGGAAGAGACCACTCCATCGATTTTTTTGGTTGCAAAATTAGCAAGTCCCTTTCCTGTCATAAGGCCTCCCTTTGCTCCAGACATTCCCCCAAGCCCTATTCCAGCCAATGCACCGACTGCCCCCGCACTAAAATTCAATCCTCTACGCAAAGTGGTTCCAAAACCCGATTGAGCGCCCGTTTGAGAATAGGCAAGATTGTTTGAGTATACATCTCTTGCCCCCTGAAAGGTATGCTTTGCTAATTTCCCGGTTGCCAGCATTCCTGTGATTCCGAGACCCCCAAGAAACATTGACTTTAACCAGCCTGCCCCTTCTTGGGCCATGCTGTATGATCCAAATACTTCCCTGACGATGGCTCCAGCCGGTATAACAGCTAGCAAGATGATGATTGAATAACCGATTTTTTCATTGTCGGAGGCGTTTGTAAGAAACAGAAATCCAAAACTGTACATGAACGCATGAACGGGCTGGATGAAGATATTGGCCAACATCTCCCGATTCCACATGCTGAATAGGTGGCGTTTTGACGGGAAGTTTTGAAGGGCTGCAATGATAGGAAACAACGAGAAGAGACTGAGAATAGCAACCGCCCGCATAAAGTAGATGAAGAATATCATCCCCATCTGGGAAAGTGCAATCAACTTCACAATTGCTTGAGTAAGTCCGTCTTGCAATTCATTTGCATACCCCAAAATTCCCATTCGTGCCAGCTCTGGATCAACCATATTCGCAAAAAGAGCGGTAAAAAACATGCTGATATCCGTGTATATTCCAATCAAATACGGGATAAAAAAGACAGCCAATCCCGTTAAGACGGCTGTAACAAGGACGCTTGTCGCAGTGATTCTATCCTGTACACCTCTTGGAAACATCAGATGGTTTGCTTGATATATGATGATGATGACTAAAGCCGACCAGAAAATAGCCATCATAAAATAATACGCAACCTTCATTTTTTCCCAAATGCTTTCCGGGAAAATATAAAACGCATATTGATCTTTTCCTTTGAATTCAGCGATCTGATTTCCCTCTGCATCATAGGTGGTTTTATAGTTATAAATCAACTCCTGTGGAGGGGGAATAATAAAACTTAAAAACCCTGCTACCCTTTCAAACACATATCCTAAACTGCTTCCTAAAAAGTTTGCATCATTGAAAAAGATATCCGCCCCTAAAAGTCCGATCGAACCCCACTTGGCGTATGGATATATTTTTTTCACTTTCTCCGACACAGTATTTCCTGTTTCCTTGACCTTCCCAAACCACCCCCCTTTAAATATTTTTCCGATACCGCCAATCTTGCCAAGAAAAGAAAAACCCCCGGCATCGGCTTTGTACACCCCAAAGGAGGCCAAGCCTGCTCCAGTAATCAAAGTGATCAATAGGGTCAACACAATCACCTTTTTTAGCATTCCGTCACCCCCCATGTTCAGGGAAAAAGATTTCTTGTTCCCATGGAGAGAATTGGGTCACACTTCTACAACTGTACTTCGGCTGCTTAATGATCGCATGATGTTCCGTCCCAAGGGATAAAAATTCAACCTCACCTTCTGTGAGATTGAACATCTCAGCACAGTATTTTAAATCACCCTCATGCTGCCCAAATATGATTTTCGTGTCGCTGTTTTGGACAATCGCACGGCCATGCTCATTCTCGTAAAACTTTTGAAAGTTTTGTGTAGCGGCAATGGGTCCGCCTTTACGTTTCCGAAAACGTCTAAAAAATGTTTCCAGGGCTTTGGCTGAATAAGGGTTATCCAAAAATTCCTGACACTCATCGGCGATGATTCTGAATAGGCTCCCTTCATCTTCCGACCGTTTCTTAATAAAGCGATTTTCCAGATACGTCATGACCACAATATTTGCAATGGGACGAAGGAGGGAATTTTTCAACTCTTTCATGCCAAATCCAATACAAGGGGCTTCTGCCAATTCAACATTTGTATAACAATCAAATAAGCCGAGAGTCCCGTCAGCAGTATATCGTTCCAAGGAAATCACTGTTCCTTTCAGCTCCGGGATACCTTCGGCCATTTCACAAAAGATATGATAAAAATCTGAAAAGCGAGGAGGAAGCTTTTTATTTCGCTTGATAAATTTCTTTGTATTCTCATCAAAAAAGCCTTCTTCATACAGGCTGTTTGGATCTTCGGTAATACCTTTTGCAGCGTATGCTTTTCTCCATGCCTTGTCGATGTAGGCTTCAATGATTTTGTCTTCTTTGTTGTCCGTCAGTCCAGCCATAAAGGAAGCAAGATTAGTCATATCCTCTATTTTTCCGTTTAGATCAACAATTGATTTTCCGTATTCATGGTTATATTCTTCTTCAATATCTGCTGGATTGAAACGCAAATCGGTGTGTCGGTTAATTGGAAGGTACACTCCCCCAAGTGTCTCGATGGCTTTGCGAAATTCATTATCCTGATCGAGTACCGCCTGAAATATATCGTATCGCACTTCTCCGGCCAAGATTTTTTTTAACATCGCACTTTTTCCTGTCCCCGATACCCCTATGATTGCAATGCCATAATTCTTGACATGCTCCTTGTTAAATCCATCAAACAAGATAGGGGAGCCCGTGTCATAGTTTAGTCCAATCAGGGGCCCTTTTTCATGGGGCCAATCGGAGATTGTGAAAGGATAGAGATTTGTCCCAGCATCCAGGTTCATCTCTTTCCAAGCATGTTTCGTTTTTATCCCTAGGGGGCTAACCGCCTTCCACATCAAATCATGCTCATCATCTGCCAGTTTCAAATGGTCTTTTGTTCCGCCGAATTTTGCCATGAGGCGATCAACTTTTTTCTCCAATTCATCAATAGATGGAGCCGCTATCGTAACAAAATTATCAAAATAGATTATCCTGTCACGGTTGTTTTCGATGTCTGCCCTCAGCTGGTCAAGGAGTGCCAATTCATCCCTTTTCGCTCGTACTCCACGGCTTGAAACCTGTTTTGCGCGTTCAATCAATTTCGACTCTATGCCCTCGATACGATCTGTCAGCCACCTGATCATTTTTTCTTTTTCCACTGGAGAAATATACTGGGCGAAGTCAATATCCCCGGCGAAGCTTACCAATGGATGAAGGTAGCCAAAATCAATTTCATAGGGCCAACCGTCAATATAGAGAGAACGGATATAACGGTCACCAATGCGAATATGCTTTGGATTACTCAAATCCCCTGTATTGGGAGCCAATGATTCGATAAATTCTGTTACAGGTCTATATTCGTCTTCACGCTTTTCTTTAGCCTTGAACAGCAAAATTGTTCCCTCCCCTTACCCAGAGATTTAAAAAGCCCTGCTCATACATATCTGCACCTGAAATGTACTTGCTTTGGGTCTTATTGCACCAGGCATGCAATATATCGTACACTTCCGGCGTTTTTAATACGTTGTATCTTCTCACAAATCGATGAATATATTGAAAAGACTCTTCTATTCTGTCTGTCAGAAAGTCTTCGGCTTTTTCAAAATTAAAAGAATGATCGTTTAAAAGAAAAATCAGGAAATTCCTCCGAACTGGCAAGTTCCTTGATTCCATCAATTCCAAATTGAAATTTTCTTGATGAATGAGAAATTCTTCTGTAACAGAACCTTGAGCATTATATTTTTTGATCATTGCGATACGGTTTTCCTTTTGCTCTTTCATGACAGCGTCCAGGTCTACCTGCCTGCTTTGAATATAGAGCATGATATCGGTTTCCAATGTGTTCAGAAATTCACGCCATCCAAAATAGACATTCTTCATTTCTTTCTCTGAACAATGGGTGAGCGGTATTGGGTGAATTTCTACATATTTTCGATATCCCCCATTTTTTAGCACAACCATTCCATTTTCAACATCCTCAATTTCAAAATACTCATCCCAATTGATGGTTTTACTTGAGCGTAAAATAACCTCTCACCTCTTTTCTGACGATTTTTTTAGGTCGAAATCTGAATTTTATTTTTCGCCACCATACAATCCATGGTCTTTCACCATTGATTTTCCTGAACATCAAATATCCCCCTGCTATGATAAACAGGGGGATGATCTCATAAAGTCCGCTAGAGGCAGAAATTAAGATACCGATGAAACTGACAATTGAAATAATCCATTGCTCATTCGATAGCCAAAACAATGGAATATCGTTTTTGATTCCTTTTGGGACCTTTGCACGCATGGGCAGCACCTAAAATTTAAGAGCGTTATATACAATTTTAACGATCGTAACCACGCTTGAAATCAGAATCAAACCAATTACAATTCCGCCACCCCAGCTTTTGGCCGTTTCCTTTGATCGTTGCCCGATTGCAACATTCAAAAACATCGCAAGGAGTGCACCGGATAGCACCGCTAATCCCAAGGTTATAACAATAATCCAG from the Microaerobacter geothermalis genome contains:
- a CDS encoding DUF488 family protein, N3 subclade → MAGSLFLYNVYKDPPNQDVNLLITRTQKTLPGWIHVPELAPDPALYNDFLRWQWEKLWPRKKWNEYKERYIQGLKNPSTERYLKGLLKRLMEGKNVAVGCYCHDEDYCHKLLVGDWISAFGIEIIHGRDIRPKREARAIVPDGQLSIFDAFEGRNYG
- a CDS encoding AAA family ATPase; translation: MSVKFRLQDTQKSQTFQLKEVNLPKFAEPPKTHQNYSRNRKKIVAVASSGKGGTGKSTVAVQLAMLFQERNQRTVLVDMDIPHGDIATMLKLSDERCLTDWVGVPKNLNEHQIHNLLLNSANDLKVLPSIRAIEEQEKVNRPEFVRKLMDHLKIFDVIVVDTGPNLEPMTLEVLLLSTDILFVTELYEPALNNIYRGKEEFKKKNGDPHKINVIVNKMKKKSNGIYHSVQRLTGISNISFLPYVEKMPEMTDKGFFLALKKKNHPYVKTLLELVEDISPKVDQPLSLYPKRKGLFSWIGGR
- a CDS encoding P-loop NTPase family protein gives rise to the protein MRLLLATGYEELDQLVSEFKDIEVTGKAIHAEQIPKLAQETKAEAVMYSETLPVSRIKGEKNVGAETNIIKVIEQLRDEHIRVIMLLNERPTGHPFLEKLINLGVFDLIMGEAVSIEEIEEVIRNPRTRKDVKHLIVEKEQVSDDKYRAKEIKIEEQKEEKKKILPKINISMPKITMPKIPFHLLAKYAPATLVQPKIIAVGSLHPGAGSSFFLYNFTRWLSKQKLSSAILESLDDQETWYHIVKREKKPHEEWMSWHESVQNGQAIMKPQYWYIGKTLFIPHKGVKKDSFTIEHARELIHLARQSPLLFVDLSHDWGDVVSQTTLRQCDEVWLVSHPNPAFLAAQEYRKQTLDHIIERIGERRLLFIGNMWGKAVNIEEIPIRPFVTIPYFESNIKAMMKGRPLSDSELDSVFINVYKRLQENNLEMEEIS
- a CDS encoding peptidoglycan DD-metalloendopeptidase family protein; this encodes MDQIKKVGQWIAKLLLRYIARMFFVLISSMIPIIILSIFVFLILDSMFNQTGALNFTGRDNFNITIGQEIKNMYVVKADEWKEGLTEEEIEQVYQYNHDLSWAVPAAIDKLAYNFEDESKREEYLNRTYEFVKPIFEFKDSTITTTTVTTDEQGNRVTETDTETIRLITRAETYIGTYKYYYKWMTETSGNTTTKKEVLDTVESDVNYSKVKEALKYYGLESETNVDIVIFQAYALDKNLVDPKVKTLLPKSMWSLVARSPFGIAPRNLEGRIDLYAVLPRQTPTGYIDKLNVNIQAYDQSWRVDQDRTEIGTLPRRGSNFRFGTLAVSKNNPYGLDLGMKLYIPGYGYGVVEEYSENIRDRLIEDSTGEEIASFISVFPALADWFYDSVVGTNKDDVVYLFMGDSDEYEPDKLRKAQVEIGRFWQTLYAESEAYIFPPDYEVPMPQMETAGEIFFDGSTWPVTSGFGYREDPFTGERSFHAGQDWGLPIGIPILSINSGIVEVSRNSQTAGKFVRILLDTKAIEGNRKVDIKVRYLHMSALAVREGDRVNQGEIVGFVGSTGRSTGPHMHMEVWVDGEPRDPLNWIELIKSDGVIDIYREQGTFEGGSIDDED
- a CDS encoding VirB4 family type IV secretion system protein, translating into MLFKAKEKREDEYRPVTEFIESLAPNTGDLSNPKHIRIGDRYIRSLYIDGWPYEIDFGYLHPLVSFAGDIDFAQYISPVEKEKMIRWLTDRIEGIESKLIERAKQVSSRGVRAKRDELALLDQLRADIENNRDRIIYFDNFVTIAAPSIDELEKKVDRLMAKFGGTKDHLKLADDEHDLMWKAVSPLGIKTKHAWKEMNLDAGTNLYPFTISDWPHEKGPLIGLNYDTGSPILFDGFNKEHVKNYGIAIIGVSGTGKSAMLKKILAGEVRYDIFQAVLDQDNEFRKAIETLGGVYLPINRHTDLRFNPADIEEEYNHEYGKSIVDLNGKIEDMTNLASFMAGLTDNKEDKIIEAYIDKAWRKAYAAKGITEDPNSLYEEGFFDENTKKFIKRNKKLPPRFSDFYHIFCEMAEGIPELKGTVISLERYTADGTLGLFDCYTNVELAEAPCIGFGMKELKNSLLRPIANIVVMTYLENRFIKKRSEDEGSLFRIIADECQEFLDNPYSAKALETFFRRFRKRKGGPIAATQNFQKFYENEHGRAIVQNSDTKIIFGQHEGDLKYCAEMFNLTEGEVEFLSLGTEHHAIIKQPKYSCRSVTQFSPWEQEIFFPEHGG
- a CDS encoding ubiquinone biosynthesis protein COQ9, whose protein sequence is MLKNGGYRKYVEIHPIPLTHCSEKEMKNVYFGWREFLNTLETDIMLYIQSRQVDLDAVMKEQKENRIAMIKKYNAQGSVTEEFLIHQENFNLELMESRNLPVRRNFLIFLLNDHSFNFEKAEDFLTDRIEESFQYIHRFVRRYNVLKTPEVYDILHAWCNKTQSKYISGADMYEQGFLNLWVRGGNNFAVQG